A window of Eucalyptus grandis isolate ANBG69807.140 chromosome 4, ASM1654582v1, whole genome shotgun sequence genomic DNA:
GTtgctaaaaatatatatttttgaacatgattaattttggcctaagttctttaaggtttaaaatcaattccccagtggagtcgccaagctgtcgcgataTACCCTCTAGGGAGGGAACATGTTtaagggtattgcctaaaggacgagactaaagcccatgattaggcgtagactctcccaagcccataccctgCATgacattatgattttttttaggaattttacacacaaagagtcgccactagcctattggggtcggctagaaaccaagtaaggCATGTAAgtgtgcctcacttcctacgcaactagagaatctagggtcggggacttgattacactaattgaccaattaacacttgtcgcgacctaaattttcagggcaatcctaaagtttaggttaatggattactaagtctaaagacttggtgcggaccctcccaagtcctaccaattgCGACTTGAAactaatctatttaaacatgcaattctattcaatttggagccgccactaatcaattagggttgattagaaacccaaataaagtatgggagaatactttatttttacaaaccagagattcaataagtccggggacatgattacgctagattagtctaacgtcctttcggtaccttttattttaatttcaaaaatatttagcagacaatgttaattaattttaacctaaactactaacatgcaaatggtggtcatgcgggtgcacaatcaataaaataacattcaataaaaaatgcaaataaaaatgcatgccctaaacatgatttctaaatgacaagacacctaatttttttttaaatgaatgtcaattatatgcaatcttaatctaaatttaatatgcatgaatttattttaatgacatgcgagatgcaattcatatggtatgacttaaacttatcactatatgtatgcaatctaatttatataatcctaaatatgcatgtgctacgtgatatgggatgaatgacatggtaaatCTATatacatgttctttttatgattttttttaatgattttttttatacatatatgcaacctacactaaacaatgatgacataaaatgagattaattatgaactaacttATTAGCTAACTAAACggctttttgtgttttctttcttttttttttttaaatgacaataattcttattaaagaaagcgacataatgatgcaatgttAATCTTAggccttttattaaaaaaaactacatgatgggaatattaaaacattaatctatgacccactaactagagtgcaacatgtggtgtgatttatatgacctaaataacatttttattctcttttttatttttggttttgttaaaggaaaatcgtcctaattctatatgaatcttaaaaatgcaaagcttaaatatgaaatgcatatggacctaagtacttaaattctagatatgcataatatgtgaggagcaaataatgataacgcaccaaaatataatccatcaatgtatatcaatgacatattTTAACGTGAATCAATTAtgcaaagcaaaccataaatttatcataaaaagttgaaataataaaaaatttaacccGCTGTCTCGCGgttcaatatttttgattatcatgacttaatatgacaaatttcctaatcggataataaaaataaatcaaaataaatcaagttagaataaaaacaaaacatgaaatcaaatatctaaaaattCACCTAGTATAACTCACGGTTGgcttgaggaatggcgaggagcagctggtggttcggtgatgggtcgccgttcggaacaagggctgtccgtcgaagctccggcgaggttcggcgGTAACCAGACCTGCAGCAAAAAACGAGAGGAGGCAGCAGATGGTTCTGTTCGAGCGTGGAGCCGGCGTCGGTTGTTGCAGAGGTGGGGATGCGGCTTCGACTGAGGAAGAGGCTCTAACGCGGTGGTGAGCGACGGGCTGAACTCGACGACGGCGGGGACACGAGCTGTGGTAGCGGCGGCGGTGTTGCGGATGCGCGAGCAGAGGGCTGATCACGGTGAAGCAGGCTTCGGTGCGGCGGTGGGCTGCTACGGCGTCGACGCTCGTGGGTCGTCGGCGGAATCTGGAACTCCAAGACAGTGGCGCCAACGCTCGATCGTTGGGCACGGTCAGCAACAGTGGCACTGGTGACAGGTGAGCAAAGGCAGTGGCGTCGGTCTCCGGGTAGAATCGTGGAGAGCTTCGTGGGGGGAGACCGGCGAAGCGTCGAGGAGTAGCAAGGGTGCGAATGTCATTGGATCGCGAGTTGCAGCAGCACCGGTCGTCAGGGGAGCGAAGGGGCTCGGGCAAAGACGGTGGCAAGGGCTGGCGCAGGGGTAGATCCAGAGCTGTAGTGGTGTGGTGAGCAAAGTGGAGGGCGGTGCGGGTGAGGCGCTGCAGATCGGCGTCGGCGGGCGAAGCAAGGCACGGCGGAAATGGAGGCGCGGCGGTGCGAGCGAGGGGTTACATTGCTTTGTGGCCGGTGAAGACAGCCCGTGAAGGAGATGAACAatgctttcccttttttttttttttttttttttgctttcacaTCACTCAcctatctctctctcacgtcttttctttgctttcaccttcttctttttttttttttttttgactttttccttcttttctctctcacttGTCTTTCTCACTCTCTACCGAAGGCTTCCCCCCATTCACTTTCTGCCACTgtacttcctctctttttctcttcaatttgctattttttggaCGAATAATGAAGagaagctccccctcaattccGAAACCTCGCATTGCTTTTTATAGAAGAATCACTCGACTTTGTTTTTGCAGGTGAAGATTTGCACATATTTGCTCAACCGCTCAACAAAATAGTGGCTCCAAAATTCGACTGttgaattcttttgaattcaattttttttcaaaatttccctcttaatcaaagattatcttctaattctattttctaaaattaaatgaggtgtcaacaacactctttcggtacctaatcttgttcattttaacaaaatgatttttgacaagtagtttagattgattttatacctatcaactaatatgtgaggtgatcatgtgggtgcgcaataattaaaataacaacCATAGCTACGAAGATCCTAATTGCGGCAAAATTAAatacgtgcaattaaacataactaaatatgcaaattaaacatacgatGTAATCATCATACAAGCAAATAGAGGTTTGATTATACTAAAAGGGCAAAACatggcaattcctaaccaaaccatacatttttttatttttcgaatttatttattatttatttttaaaaaattatatttttggctgGACCGGGTCCAATCCTGTCCGACCCAACCCGGGTCCGACCAGATCAAGTTTGGCCCGATCAAGGTGGCTCGGGTCCAGCCCGCCTAGGTTTGGCCCAGTTGGGTTAGGCTTGACCATCCTTAATCGGGCCTCCACTGCTCGACTTGGGCCCAAGAGTTGAGCCCAAGTGGAAACCAGAGCCAAGTGGGCCAGATGTGCAACCTGGCCCACTTGGCTAGCACCAATTGGTCGCGACTCCTCAATTGCGACCAGGGGTGCCCGGACGGCGCACGTCGGTGACGGAGTCGCCAGGACCAGGCGGGGGGGGAGGGGGGACGGTTAGACTCCTGGTCGCGACGGCGTCCCTCTGGCAACCAAGAGTCCTAGGGCTCTACGCGGAGGAAGCTTGGGGGAAAGAGCCCGCTAGGGCGCTCTGGTGAATAGGTGGCGGGCACAAGCGGTCCAGGTGATTTTCAACCTAAACAGAGctcgaggaggcggcggcggtgaccAGTGAGttaccgataaaaaaaaaaggacctaaGGAGATTTACAGAGGCCGGAGCTTGCCCGAAACGGATGGGATGAGCTCCAGctatctcaatttcaaaaacGCACACCAAGTGTTCGATAAAAGGCCAACCTGGTTTCCGAGGAAGACGGTGGCGGTCGGCGATGAACGGGTGGTTCTCTGGCGGTAGCAATGACCtattctccttcctcctcctgtttcctctctctctctctcgctctctgttCGCTCCCCTTCGCCCCTCCCCGTTTTCTAGATTTTGtccccattttctttctcattttcccGCTCCTTCGGCTCGCGCGCGTGACCTTGTTCGACCAATCAGCCGCCTCTGCCAGCCAACTCTCACTCAAGGATTCCAACGCTTGCCTGCAACCGCGAGATGATGTTGTCCCCTGCTACCCTGGCAGCCTCGCTTTTGGCTTTGCCCGTTCCCCATGCGAACGGTTGCTGAGGGAGAAGACAGAGTCGTGGGCTAGGCCgaaaggaagaaggggggtGGGTTGCGCaggggaaaataaaagaaaggaaaggagaggGAACGGGCCAAAGGCCCACGTagaggaaaggaagaggaagagggccGGGCCAGGCCAAGGTCGGATCCGGCCCGGCCAGACTTGACCCCgcgacccttttttttttagggaaattaataattaagatattttatttttgattttgattttaatttatatatatacttttttaaagataaaaattaggtgtcaacacctcGCTAGCCTGGTGATGGCGACTCTTGCTAGGGGATAGTGAGTGTGGCCCTTGCCTTAGGTCGAGTGACCTCTAGAGGCCATCGACTAGGCCTAAGGATAGtggggaaaagggaaaaggaaaagaaaagaaaagaaaagaataagaagaagagagtaaaggaaaagagaagaaaagaaaaaaaattaataaaaaaattgaaaaataataagtcatcataaaaaaattgtctacataGTGTTAATTGTACTACATAGCATAGTTAGCATACATGTTAGTGATTTGATGCTAAATTAGTTAGATGGAATCaaatgacaaaatttaaaaaaatttatgactcaattgataaaattgaaataattcagatatgaaatgacaaaattatactaagtttataactttttggataattttttttttcatttaaaatgcGACTTCTCTTTTAAGAGGAAATTCTCGTCCAATCACAAATTCATGGATTGGGTGAGATCATAACcgttgaaaatataaaattttatatgtaGGGTTCTCGTACACCTCATATAATGAAAGATATTACCGATGTGATTCAATCCTACTCAAGTTTGAGATAAAAGGTTCCCAAGCATCATTACTAATTCAATTATGGTGGCTGCAATCGTCGACTTTTATTTCCGTGCCTGAAAGTAGAAATGTCAGACGACTTTGAAAATCGGAAGCTAGACAAGGCAAGACCCCGGCAAACTCAGCGAGAAGATTCGCTTCTGTCAGGCATTTAACATGGTCAAAAGCTAAAGAAGATGATGGTACCGTGGATCATCATCTTCTTATCGGTAGACCTTGCCCCCATAGCACTCTTTCCTTCGATTGATGCATCATAAAGTCTCTGAATTAGGGTTTTGGGATTGCATATGCTTGGGACTACATTTCATaatgcatattttctttttcttttctagtaaTCATAAATAACACGGGAGCAAAGATCTGACAATCTGAAAGCTCATCAGGTACCTTAAGTCCTATAAATTAGTTAAATCCAGGATGTGGCTACTGTATTTTGCTCTCACATAGAGAAGCTCACACataattgatgagatttggacAAGTGACTTTCAAAATCTGAACTGGAAATTCCTTAACACCTTAATTAATTGCACCAACCATGAAGCCCACTTAACATAATATAAAATTAGGGTAAAATTGGAGATGATTGTCCAAAgtcataaaaatattatatgatggccaattcaattttaaatttttaaatttgatcattttagtcttaaatattttaatgatttgccattATAGCCATTTCagtcaattttgattagaaattactGACATATAGCCAATGTCGGCTATTTTACGTGATACGACCAGCATtgatattgacaattttttaaaaatttatgaacttttttttccaatccttttttatttttattttttccttatttttccctattttcttttttttttctttgtccacAATCttaatagatatatatatatctaaaatgtcatttttggcCTGCAGCAGTGGACTATTGAGTAAATATGAAGCTCTTACAAATAACGAAAGCCACAGCAAAAACATCACTCATCTATCTACCTATCGCTCACTATGCATTACAATATTTTCACAAGCGAGGTGAACCCTCCATGGATCAAATTTGATAAAGCTATATATTGGCTTTCTTTGGGAAAAGCACCAAAATTcctgaacaaaaaggaaattagatgCGTCAAATAAAtcgaaattttatatttaagaaGGCCTTACGAAAGAGAGCAATGCTAGACTTACAAAGGACAAAAAAGTCCGTCTGAAAAGTACACCGTAAAACAAGTTTCGTGTCGTTTGCGGCGTTCTTCATCCATAATGCTCCCTGCTTTCTCAAGCATTCCATGGTCGGTGATTACCTTTCCGGGTGAGCTCAggaatgcatttctttttatcagAGGAGACCACAATGCGCTTTGCTCGTAATCGAAGCCTGCATGTTCTGACTCGTTGGGAAATTTATGAAGAAGCTTATCGAACATTGACATTGAGACCAGTTAGACCCTAGGCTCTATTGGCAATGTGGGCGATGATGAGATTTGAGGGAGAGACATAAATATAAGATTTTATGAGACTACTGTTAACTATTCTAAAATCTTAAGCTGATAGataaatgcatgatttattaattaaattttctaataCTCTCCTTACGCTTAGTCTAGTCTTTTTACCTAGTATTGAGtgtgaaaatttaattagggAAGCAAATGAGACTTGATAAGATATAAAGTCAGAGCCTCTAACTCTGATATCATATAAAATGCTATTGGACCACTGTTAACTGTTCTAAGAGCTCAGTCTAGTAAATAAAGgcaggattttttttatttaaatagtcTAACAATCAACTAAGATGCTACAGGAGTTATTATTCAAAGACATAATCTAGAGCTTTTTGAGGAAATTAAGGTAACGAGTAccaaattttgagaaatataaATGGAGGTGTCGTGCATACGGGCGCAATTGTAACTGGAGGTTCTTGGCAAGATCCAATTGATTGCTCATCCAGGTTTTTAAGCTAACTAAATAAACCAATATTGCTTTATCGAGAATGATCATACAAGAATCTTTATTTACACACTCATTCAATGGTGAGagtgaagtaatttttttacattGGCAGTGTTGGTAGTGGACTTGACGATAATCCATACTATTATCACTACTATTGGTAATAAAtatacccattttttttttttgtttctgcaTGCATATGATCATCTGCATTTCTAAACTTTATAGGATAAGATAGAACATATCAAAATCCTATATGCTAGTGCACCTGAAGCTCTAAATCCCATCTACGAAATGCGATCAAGTTCTCAACATTTCAATTGGTTCAGCTAAGTCccaaatttttgtttagaaagcGAAATCAAGCCCTCGAAGAACAATACCTGAAATCCCCTTTGTGGCATAATTAAATGATCCTTTTAACATAAGTTTTATGGCAtaattgtattttcttccagAAGTTCAGCACTTCATTATACCGGCTGAAAAGTTCAGGAGTTAGCTTGCATTTTTTGGGTGGGATGTCCTTTTGATTCGGGTAGCAAGTGAAGTAACGGGCGGACGGCTTGATTCGGTTTCGGGTACAAAACGGCCTTTACTGCAAGCTGCCACAATCCATATGCAGTTTTGGCCCAAAACCTATGGCCCTTTTAGAGAATGCTTGTTTCTGTACGTAGAAAGCATTTAGATCCCAACTCTTATTCAAACTTTACGGTTTGCTTCTCTCTCGTTCTCCAACGACGGCGACACTGGAATGGCAAGTCAGAAGACCAcgccctccctctctctccgaCGAGTCTTCCATCTAATGCCACGTTGGTCGACCGACGAGGAATTATTCTTgtcattgaaatcaatttgatcgACAATTGCTCCAACGCTCTCTTAATTCTGCCATCCGATGTCCCTTGCTTTTGTGACGGACATAATTGGAACGAGGATCTTCGATTTGTGTGAGTACTCAGGTTTTGCTTTCAGGTTGAATTGCGTAAATTTCCGGTGTTCTTTATCGCTCATAGAGCATTTTTCtgttaatttcttcttctcgagttggatttaaattacaaaatcttTTAGCTTTCCATCTTATTTCACAGCACACACAGGTAGCAGTCCCCAaattcaaagagagagagagagagggagggatcACTTCAAATGGACAAAGAACATACTTTCCACTTATTGCCGCACTAATTGTATTCCGTAAAGAGAGTCGTTGGCACTTATATAAAGATAGAGTTCTTATAGAACAAAGAGAAATGCTTATGGGACTGTCCTTAATTTACTATGAGATCAACAGCTTATATTggtaaaaaaagataaataacaaataattagaaattattgtaGGGTCCATTTCTTCAAGATTTTGTGGTCACGACATGTCGTTATTCTTCCTGAAGTTCCTTCATTAGTGGAATTCACTCTAAGGAGTTCTCGATGTCTATCACAAAGCGGTACTTCACGCCATTCTTTTGAAGCCTCTCAAGAGCTTCGTTCGAGTACTGAATAGGAATCACTTCAATCTCGGGATGTATCTCATGTTCGGCGCAAAACTCGAGCATCTCCTGCGTTCGCTTGGTACCACCGACTGTGCTTCCAGAAATACTCCTCATATCTGAACAAGATACATGTGATTTAATAACGCCAAGAAAGTCATGGGGTCCTAATCTACCAGAAGAGGAAGTGAAATGTAGGATCTGTGGAGAGAATATTTACCCATGAGAAGACTCAGGGGACTAAGTTTCAGTTCCTCGCCTGGGAAGCCCACCAAAGCCAAAACTCCTCCTGCCTTGAGCAATGACATGTACAGATCCAAAGGGTGATCTCCTGATGCAGTGTCTACTATGAAGTCTAGCGATTTCGACAGAGCCTGTAAAAGAAACCGCAGAATCAGATCTACTTTTGACACCCGCCATTCGAGAAGCCTCAAGATTTCAAGTGGGTTCTGTTCATTAGACTCTTACGCTCATTTGTTCTTTGTCAGATGAGAGCACGAAGTTGTCTGCTTTCAGCAGGTTCAAGGCATCGTCTTTCTTGGAAGCGCTTGTGCTGAAAACAGTGACGTTCAATCCGAAAGCCTTGCCAAACTTCACGGTCAAGTGGCCGAGCCCGCTGAGCCCGATCACTCCTAATGATTTTCCAGGCTGATTCATGTTGTGCCGGATCATCGGAGTGTAGACCGTGATCCCGGCACACAACAAGGGTGCTGCTTGAGCTAATGGATATTTGTCAGGTATCTTGTAGCAATACCTACAGATTCCACATTTTGCAATGAAATATTCAATGGATTAGGCATTGGTAGTGAAGATATGAAGACAGAAGATTGAGCATACTAGCAAATTGGTAAATCGGCAACACCAGCTGTGGAATTGTCGTCGAATGAGATTGGAGTTATCTTATGTATATATTAAGTGATGCGTCCAACGATAATCGGGCGGATCTTTGAAGCGAGGTTCATAATCACGCACCTCTCATGAACGACTATGAACTGCGAGTATCCTCCCTTGCAAGTGCTGCCATCTGCATAAGTGCCGCCGATCGTAGGAACTCCACCTTTCAAACAATGCATTTCTAGTCCGCCATCACAGTTCTCGCAATCTCTGCACGTGTCGACATAAGTTCCGACACCCACATGGTCTCCGATCTTAAACTTGCCGACGTCTCTACCCACTTCTGTTATGATCCCCACGATCTCATGCCTGAATATATCTCATATAAGCATCACACCCCAAACAAAGATTTTAATTGCACACACGTCGAAAAGAAATTCTCCACAAGCAGCACTCATCGCCGTCGAAGTACTAAGTTAGTGACGTGGTTGTAGTTACAAGCACCGGGTCGACGGTGATGAACGGCGCAGATGGAGAATTTTTTCTTGGCCGGCAGCGTCTCTGAGAATAATCATGAGGAAAGACAAAAACGTTTGAAGAAATAGACCATGCTACAATTACATTAGTAACAAAGGTAGCATACCCTGGGACCACGGGATATTtggagtgccttaactttgtTGCGAGTGTAGTGTACATCCATCCGCATAGCAAACGCCGCAATGAGTAATTTTCACCGAGACATCCTCGCTCCCGACCGCTCTGTCACGAGAACAATGCAATAAACATTACTCATCGGAAATGACA
This region includes:
- the LOC104442607 gene encoding LOW QUALITY PROTEIN: probable cinnamyl alcohol dehydrogenase 1 (The sequence of the model RefSeq protein was modified relative to this genomic sequence to represent the inferred CDS: deleted 2 bases in 1 codon; substituted 1 base at 1 genomic stop codon) yields the protein MSSVVATGKNCHGWAARDESGFLSPYEFSRRAVGSEDVSVKITHCGVCYADGCTLHSQQSXHSKYPVVPGHEIVGIITEVGRDVGKFKIGDHVGVGTYVDTCRDCENCDGGLEMHCLKGGVPTIGGTYADGSTCKGGYSQFIVVHERYCYKIPDKYPLAQAAPLLCAGITVYTPMIRHNMNQPGKSLGVIGLSGLGHLTVKFGKAFGLNVTVFSTSASKKDDALNLLKADNFVLSSDKEQMSALSKSLDFIVDTASGDHPLDLYMSLLKAGGVLALVGFPGEELKLSPLSLLMDMRSISGSTVGGTKRTQEMLEFCAEHEIHPEIEVIPIQYSNEALERLQKNGVKYRFVIDIENSLE